A stretch of the Lolium perenne isolate Kyuss_39 chromosome 3, Kyuss_2.0, whole genome shotgun sequence genome encodes the following:
- the LOC127344510 gene encoding fasciclin-like arabinogalactan protein 4, translating to MGRASPPAPGLALGVLVLLAALPSPAAGVNVTAVLVAFPNFSDFTRLLASSPVAAELAGRSSLTLLAVPNANLPRSPSAFAAASGADLADVLRYHVLLEYLSPSDLARLPASGKLVTTLFQTTGRAPSDFGAVNLTAVAAAGSNSTTVVVRSPSPSPGPSNATVLGAVTSEPYNISVLAVGGLIVPSGLDIAASGSETRPSPAVNITRVLFDARGFNVAASMLEASGVADDLEADERGAGVTVFVPTDDAFADLPATDRLQSLPADRKAVVLRFHVLHSYYPLGSLQSIVNPVQPTLATESAEAGRFTLNITRFNGSVAIDTGVVQATITRTVFDQNPVAVFAVSKVLLPKEMFGRPTTDTAAGAAAAPPATKAPDVSGGVGTRPAKLFSPPALHGGTDIKPSSASARASANWRCIGLLYLSLLLLPLV from the coding sequence ATGGGGAGAGCTTCCCCTCCCGCTCCAGGCCTCGCGCTCGGGGTGCTCGTCTTACTCGCCGCGCTGCCTTCCCCGGCGGCCGGGGTCAACGTGACGGCCGTGCTCGTGGCGTTCCCCAACTTCTCCGACTTCACGCGGCTGCTGGCGTCCAGCCCGGTGGCCGCCGAGCTGGCCGGGCGGTCGTCGCTGACGCTGCTGGCCGTGCCGAACGCCAACCTGCCGCGCTCGCCCTCCGCATTCGCCGCGGCCTCCGGCGCCGACCTCGCCGACGTGCTGCGCTACCACGTCCTCCTCGAGTACCTCTCCCCGTCCGACCTCGCCCGCCTCCCCGCCTCGGGGAAGCTCGTCACCACGCTGTTCCAGACCACCGGCCGCGCGCCCTCCGACTTCGGCGCCGTCAACCTCACGGCCGTGGCAGCCGCGGGCAGCAACTCCACCACCGTCGTCGTCCGCTCACCGTCCCCGTCCCCGGGGCCGTCCAACGCCACCGTCCTCGGCGCCGTCACCTCGGAGCCCTACAACATCAGCGTGCTGGCGGTGGGCGGCCTCATCGTGCCCTCCGGCCTCGACATCGCGGCCTCCGGCTCCGAGACGCGCCCGTCGCCCGCGGTCAACATCACGCGCGTCCTCTTCGACGCGCGGGGCTTCAACGTGGCCGCGTCCATGCTGGAGGCCTCGGGCGTGGCGGACGACCTCGAGGCCGACGAGCGCGGGGCCGGGGTCACCGTCTTCGTCCCCACCGACGACGCCTTCGCCGACCTCCCGGCCACCGACCGGCTCCAGTCCCTCCCCGCCGACCGCAAGGCCGTCGTGCTGCGCTTCCACGTGCTGCACTCCTACTACCCGCTCGGCTCCCTCCAGTCCATCGTCAACCCCGTCCAGCCCACGCTCGCCACCGAGTCCGCCGAGGCCGGCCGCTTCACGCTCAACATCACGCGCTTCAACGGCTCCGTCGCCATCGACACCGGCGTcgtgcaggccaccatcacccgcACCGTCTTCGACCAGAACCCCGTCGCCGTCTTCGCCGTCTCCAAGGTTCTGCTGCCCAAGGAAATGTTCGGCCGCCCTACTACCGATACCGCCGCGGGGGCTGCTGCGGCGCCTCCGGCCACCAAGGCTCCGGACGTCTCTGGTGGCGTGGGGACGAGGCCGGCGAAGCTGTTCTCGCCGCCAGCCTTACACGGCGGCACCGACATCAAGCCATCGTCGGCATCGGCAAGGGCATCGGCAAATTGGCGGTGTATAGGATTGCTCTACCTGTCACTATTGCTCCTACCTCTGGTATGA
- the LOC127344509 gene encoding protein ESMERALDA 1 isoform X2 has product MERFSHNMSNVFNFKIKAWSPVEYYRDAVLPKLIEERLIRISPFANRLSFDAPPAVQRLRCLANFEALKFSKPITTLSDTLISRMRAKSTENNGKYVAVHLRFEEDMVAFSCCVFDGGDEEKKELDVARERGWRGKFTRPGRVIRPGAIRMNGKCPLTPLEVGLMLRGMGFSNNTSIYLASGKIYKAEKNMAPLLEMFPLLQTKETLASDEELAPFKNFSSRMAAIDYSVCVHSEVFVTTQGGNFPQFLLGHRRYLYGGHSKTIKPDKRRLAILFDSPRIGWKSLRRQLLNMRSHSDAKGIQMKRANESIYSFPCPDCMCRSNKSEHSKPIQAR; this is encoded by the exons ATGGAGCGGTTTAGTCACAATATGAGTAATGTTTTTAATTTCAAGATAAAGGCTTGGTCTCCTGTTGAATACTACAGAGATGCTGTTCTTCCGAAGTTGATTGAAGAAAG GCTCATTAGGATATCGCCTTTTGCAAATCGGCTGTCATTTGATGCTCCGCCTGCTGTTCAACGACTGAGATGCCTTGCTAACTTTGAAGCCTTAAAGTTTTCTAAACCAATCACCACTTTATCCGACACTTTAATATCTCGGATGAGAGCAAAAAGCACGGAAAACAACGGAAAATATGTAGCGGTACATCTCCGTTTTGAAGAG GATATGGTTGCTTTCTCTTGCTGTGTCTTTGACGGTGGTGATGAGGAGAAGAAGGAATTGGATGTGGCCAGGGAAAGAGGCTGGCGTGGTAAATTTACTAGGCCCGGACGTGTAATAAGGCCTGGAGCAATAAGGATGAATGGGAAATGTCCACTTACACCTTTGGAG GTCGGATTAATGCTTCGTGGAATGGGTTTCAGTAATAACACTTCCATCTATTTGGCTTCTGGAAAGATATATAAAGCAGAGAAGAACATGGCTCCTCTTCTTGAAATGTTCCCTCTCTTACAGACAAAAGAAACATTGGCATCAGATGAAGAACTTGCTCCTTTCAAG AATTTCTCCTCGAGGATGGCGGCTATTGACTACAGTGTCTGTGTGCATAGTGAGGTTTTCGTGACTACTCAAGGCGGAAATTTTCCTCAATTTCTTCTTGGTCACAGAAGATACTTGTATGGTGGGCATTCAAAGACAATTAAGCctgataaaagaagattggccatACTCTTTGACAGTCCACGTATCGG ATGGAAGTCATTGAGACGCCAGTTGCTTAATATGAGGTCACACAGCGATGCCAAGGGTATTCAGATGAAAAGAGCAAATGAATCTATATACTCATTTCCATGCCCTGACTGCATGTGCCGTTCCAATAAATCAGAACACTCTAAACCCATCCAGGCTAGATAG
- the LOC127344509 gene encoding protein ESMERALDA 1 isoform X1 encodes MQHHAYSRLGSLGGAAAAPSPPSSPRRAWGRKASAKGAATSAAARAAAAGAGAGRARRAARAVLAALLRRQAVFLFAPLLYVAAMLLYMGSLSLDGVPRIISRPAPGSMYRSPQLYARLRADMDADNATDALATVWRHAYKGGVWQPCIRNNTYGLPEPNGYIYVEANGGLNQQRTSICNAVAVAGFLNATLIIPNFHYHSIWRDPSKFSDIYDADHFVQRLKNDVRVVDKVPEFIMERFSHNMSNVFNFKIKAWSPVEYYRDAVLPKLIEERLIRISPFANRLSFDAPPAVQRLRCLANFEALKFSKPITTLSDTLISRMRAKSTENNGKYVAVHLRFEEDMVAFSCCVFDGGDEEKKELDVARERGWRGKFTRPGRVIRPGAIRMNGKCPLTPLEVGLMLRGMGFSNNTSIYLASGKIYKAEKNMAPLLEMFPLLQTKETLASDEELAPFKNFSSRMAAIDYSVCVHSEVFVTTQGGNFPQFLLGHRRYLYGGHSKTIKPDKRRLAILFDSPRIGWKSLRRQLLNMRSHSDAKGIQMKRANESIYSFPCPDCMCRSNKSEHSKPIQAR; translated from the exons ATGCAGCACCACGCGTACAGCCGCCTCGGCAGCCtcggcggcgccgccgcggccCCGTCCCCGCCGTCGTCCCCGCGGCGGGCGTGGGGGAGGAAGGCGTCCGCGAAGGGGGCCGCCACCTCCGCGGCGGCGAGGGCCGCGGCGGCGGGGGCCGGCGCGGGGAGGGCGCGGAGGGCGGCGCGGGCGGTGCTGGCGGCGCTGCTGCGGAGGCAGGCGGTGTTCCTCTTCGCGCCGCTGCTCTACGTCGCGGCCATGCTGCTCTACATGGGCTCCCTCTCCCTCGACGGCGTGCCCCGCATCATCTCGCGCCCGGCCCCCGGGTCCATGTACCGCAGCCCGCAGCTGTACGCCCGACTCCGCGCCGACATGGACGCCGACAACGCCACCGACGCG CTAGCAACTGTATGGCGACATGCTTACAAAGGTGGTGTTTGGCAACCTTGCATAAGAAATAATACCTATG GTTTGCCTGAACCAAATGGTTACATATATGTGGAGGCAAATGGTGGTTTGAATCAGCAAAGGACATCG ATATGCAATGCAGTCGCAGTTGCTGGTTTTCTGAACGCAACTCTTATAATCCCAAATTTCCACTATCACAGCATTTGGAGGGATCCTAG CAAATTTAGTGATATTTATGATGCGGATCACTTTGTCCAACGTTTGAAAAATGATGTCCGAGTGGTTGACAAGGTGCCTGAATTCATAATGGAGCGGTTTAGTCACAATATGAGTAATGTTTTTAATTTCAAGATAAAGGCTTGGTCTCCTGTTGAATACTACAGAGATGCTGTTCTTCCGAAGTTGATTGAAGAAAG GCTCATTAGGATATCGCCTTTTGCAAATCGGCTGTCATTTGATGCTCCGCCTGCTGTTCAACGACTGAGATGCCTTGCTAACTTTGAAGCCTTAAAGTTTTCTAAACCAATCACCACTTTATCCGACACTTTAATATCTCGGATGAGAGCAAAAAGCACGGAAAACAACGGAAAATATGTAGCGGTACATCTCCGTTTTGAAGAG GATATGGTTGCTTTCTCTTGCTGTGTCTTTGACGGTGGTGATGAGGAGAAGAAGGAATTGGATGTGGCCAGGGAAAGAGGCTGGCGTGGTAAATTTACTAGGCCCGGACGTGTAATAAGGCCTGGAGCAATAAGGATGAATGGGAAATGTCCACTTACACCTTTGGAG GTCGGATTAATGCTTCGTGGAATGGGTTTCAGTAATAACACTTCCATCTATTTGGCTTCTGGAAAGATATATAAAGCAGAGAAGAACATGGCTCCTCTTCTTGAAATGTTCCCTCTCTTACAGACAAAAGAAACATTGGCATCAGATGAAGAACTTGCTCCTTTCAAG AATTTCTCCTCGAGGATGGCGGCTATTGACTACAGTGTCTGTGTGCATAGTGAGGTTTTCGTGACTACTCAAGGCGGAAATTTTCCTCAATTTCTTCTTGGTCACAGAAGATACTTGTATGGTGGGCATTCAAAGACAATTAAGCctgataaaagaagattggccatACTCTTTGACAGTCCACGTATCGG ATGGAAGTCATTGAGACGCCAGTTGCTTAATATGAGGTCACACAGCGATGCCAAGGGTATTCAGATGAAAAGAGCAAATGAATCTATATACTCATTTCCATGCCCTGACTGCATGTGCCGTTCCAATAAATCAGAACACTCTAAACCCATCCAGGCTAGATAG